In Bryobacteraceae bacterium, the following proteins share a genomic window:
- a CDS encoding mannonate dehydratase: MFDNPRGRPVLTRRAFAAAAAIVTRPELRGADGWEPRIAENIGGLDASTLTWLAQLGHKWIVLQGSDAVDRDAKGYWSAGDIHAVQSRCREFGMELHSLMIPIAWLTPAMLAHPDRDRTIANIARSIRAGGEAGVTVFEWRWSPDFKWGADAGYEDSEGRGGSVYKSFRYDLVRDKRPFEDLGLITRAQLQDRMRYFLDRVLPEAERAGVRLSLHPKDPPVRSMRGIERLLTNTGEIERFVDAYANPMNGFTFCQGTVTEMGVDVVEAIRRIGGKGRIHHVHFRGVRGRVPNYTEVFIDEGDVDMVEAMRAYRDTRYRHALVSDHTPRIPDDPGGRVGRSFSHGYIRGLVQAVNSPAVRTSRAGRKLKVAHGPSDVAPETLAFIRQMGIGYATMPASMNTRVTQRPLVPPTDRGPRDDAIHRAWTAAQLRQVKEHMAAHGVRAELVHLPPFPRILHGRPGAGEELEAVKNSIRAAGEAGIPVVEYNFYPLRASEGYGETKGRGSAGLRDFDAARIRNLPPLANAGSHTREQMWERLSAFLKEAVPVAERAGVRLAVHPNDPPVPEFRGAAQPVRTLADLKRLIETVDSPSNGITLDTGVTTEMGEDAPAAIRYFGSRDRINHVHFRNVRVERPYERYTEVFHDEGQCDLFACMRAFDEVRYPRLIIPDHTPHMSGDDAGSRIGWAFALGYMRALAAAV; this comes from the coding sequence ATGTTCGACAACCCTCGCGGCAGGCCCGTGTTGACGCGGCGCGCTTTCGCCGCCGCCGCCGCCATCGTCACCCGGCCGGAACTTCGTGGCGCGGACGGGTGGGAGCCACGGATCGCCGAGAACATCGGCGGGCTCGATGCCTCCACGCTCACCTGGCTTGCTCAGTTGGGCCACAAGTGGATCGTCCTCCAGGGCTCCGACGCGGTCGACCGCGACGCCAAAGGCTACTGGTCCGCCGGCGATATCCACGCCGTCCAAAGCCGCTGCCGCGAGTTCGGCATGGAACTGCACTCGCTCATGATTCCAATCGCCTGGCTCACCCCGGCAATGCTCGCGCATCCGGACCGCGACCGCACGATCGCCAACATCGCCCGCAGTATCCGCGCTGGAGGCGAAGCCGGCGTAACAGTCTTCGAGTGGCGATGGTCGCCCGATTTCAAATGGGGCGCCGATGCCGGCTACGAGGACTCCGAAGGCCGCGGCGGCTCCGTCTACAAGAGCTTCCGCTACGACCTCGTCCGCGACAAGCGGCCCTTCGAAGACCTCGGCCTTATCACGCGCGCCCAACTCCAGGACCGCATGCGCTACTTCCTGGACCGCGTGCTGCCCGAGGCCGAACGCGCCGGAGTCCGCCTGTCGCTGCATCCCAAGGATCCCCCCGTGCGCTCCATGCGAGGGATCGAACGCCTGCTCACCAATACCGGCGAGATCGAACGCTTCGTCGACGCCTACGCGAACCCCATGAACGGGTTTACGTTCTGCCAGGGCACGGTTACCGAAATGGGCGTCGACGTCGTGGAAGCCATCCGCCGCATCGGCGGGAAGGGCCGCATTCACCACGTGCATTTCCGCGGCGTGCGCGGGCGCGTCCCCAACTACACGGAGGTGTTCATCGACGAGGGCGATGTCGACATGGTCGAGGCCATGCGCGCCTATCGCGACACCCGTTACCGTCACGCGCTTGTCTCCGACCATACGCCCCGCATTCCTGACGATCCCGGCGGCCGCGTTGGACGCTCCTTCTCCCACGGCTACATCCGCGGTCTCGTCCAGGCTGTGAACTCGCCCGCCGTGCGCACCAGCCGCGCCGGGCGCAAGTTGAAGGTCGCCCACGGGCCGAGTGACGTGGCTCCGGAGACGCTCGCCTTCATCCGCCAGATGGGCATCGGCTACGCAACCATGCCCGCGTCGATGAACACCCGCGTCACCCAACGTCCGCTCGTACCCCCCACCGACCGCGGACCGCGCGACGACGCGATCCACCGCGCATGGACCGCCGCTCAGTTGCGCCAGGTGAAAGAGCACATGGCCGCCCACGGCGTCCGCGCCGAACTCGTCCACCTGCCGCCGTTCCCGCGCATCCTCCACGGCCGGCCCGGGGCCGGCGAGGAACTCGAAGCCGTCAAGAACTCGATTCGCGCGGCCGGCGAGGCAGGGATCCCCGTCGTGGAGTACAACTTCTACCCGCTCCGCGCCTCGGAAGGCTACGGGGAAACCAAGGGACGCGGCAGCGCCGGCCTGCGCGATTTCGACGCCGCCCGCATCCGCAATCTCCCGCCGCTCGCCAACGCCGGCTCCCACACGCGCGAGCAGATGTGGGAGCGGCTGTCGGCGTTCTTGAAGGAAGCCGTACCAGTGGCGGAACGGGCCGGTGTCCGCTTGGCGGTGCATCCCAACGATCCGCCGGTGCCCGAGTTCCGCGGCGCGGCCCAGCCCGTGCGCACGCTCGCCGATCTGAAGCGCCTGATCGAAACCGTGGACTCGCCCTCGAACGGCATCACGCTCGATACCGGCGTGACTACGGAGATGGGCGAGGACGCCCCCGCCGCCATCCGCTACTTCGGTTCCCGCGACCGCATCAACCACGTCCACTTCCGCAACGTCCGCGTCGAGCGGCCCTATGAGCGCTATACCGAGGTTTTCCACGACGAAGGCCAGTGCGACCTGTTCGCCTGCATGCGCGCGTTCGACGAGGTGCGTTACCCGCGCCTCATCATCCCGGATCACACCCCGCACATGTCCGGCGACGATGCCGGCTCCCGTATCGGCTGGGCCTTTGCGCTCGGCTACATGAGAGCCCTCGCGGCGGCGGTGTAG
- a CDS encoding Gfo/Idh/MocA family oxidoreductase, which yields MPQTTPEAFSRRGILKTAAVAAPAVMPALAANDVVTVGMIGVGSRGNYLTERLFVGSGAMVKVLATCDTYEGHRARSKDRIQTMGGNTPSVHVDYREVLANKDINMVVIATPEHLHHDMTIAALKAGKNVYVEKPLAHTIEEGEEILKVAKAAGKKVQVGTQNRSNSLYGMAKQMISQGMIGDCHYVRAFWYRNSLPGGAPAWRYTIPKDANPQNTDWQKFLGTAAKRDFDPQRYYQWRLYWDYSGGISTDLLVHQTDITNFVLGKTTPHTCMSSGGVYRWTDANDDREVPDTMSAIYEYSDKFHLNYSCYFGNDNFGYGENFCGNDGTIEVLNRQILSYTPQKHVKGRQPTRIELPGNDNLAVEAHLHNLVLAIQGKAELVAPVEVGQQAAISGHMATLSLRNGKKVVWDDNARKYRFA from the coding sequence ATGCCGCAGACCACCCCAGAAGCCTTTTCCCGCCGGGGAATATTGAAGACCGCCGCCGTTGCCGCGCCCGCCGTGATGCCCGCGTTGGCGGCGAACGACGTGGTGACGGTGGGGATGATCGGCGTGGGGAGCCGAGGCAATTATCTGACGGAGCGGCTGTTCGTGGGGAGCGGCGCGATGGTGAAGGTGCTGGCCACCTGCGACACTTACGAGGGCCATCGGGCGCGGTCCAAGGATCGCATTCAGACGATGGGCGGCAACACGCCGAGCGTGCATGTCGACTACCGCGAAGTGCTGGCGAACAAGGACATCAACATGGTTGTGATCGCCACGCCGGAGCATCTGCACCACGACATGACGATCGCGGCGTTGAAGGCGGGGAAGAACGTGTATGTGGAGAAGCCGCTGGCGCATACGATCGAGGAAGGCGAGGAGATTCTGAAGGTGGCCAAGGCGGCCGGCAAGAAAGTGCAGGTGGGCACGCAGAACCGGAGTAACTCGCTCTACGGGATGGCGAAGCAGATGATCTCGCAGGGAATGATCGGCGACTGCCACTACGTGCGCGCGTTCTGGTACCGCAATTCGCTGCCAGGCGGCGCGCCGGCGTGGCGGTACACGATTCCGAAGGACGCCAATCCGCAGAACACGGACTGGCAGAAGTTTCTCGGCACGGCGGCGAAGCGCGACTTCGACCCGCAGCGCTACTACCAATGGCGGCTGTATTGGGACTACTCGGGCGGAATTTCAACGGACCTGCTGGTGCACCAGACCGACATCACCAACTTCGTGCTGGGCAAGACGACGCCGCATACGTGTATGTCTTCCGGCGGCGTGTATCGCTGGACCGACGCCAACGACGACCGCGAAGTGCCGGACACGATGAGCGCCATCTACGAGTACTCGGACAAGTTCCACCTGAACTATAGCTGTTACTTCGGCAACGACAACTTCGGCTACGGGGAGAACTTCTGCGGCAACGACGGCACAATCGAAGTGTTGAACCGGCAGATCCTTTCCTACACGCCGCAAAAACATGTGAAAGGGCGGCAGCCGACGCGGATCGAGCTGCCCGGCAACGACAACCTGGCCGTAGAGGCGCACCTGCACAACCTGGTGCTGGCGATTCAGGGAAAGGCGGAGTTGGTGGCGCCGGTGGAGGTGGGCCAGCAGGCGGCGATTTCCGGCCACATGGCGACGCTTTCACTGCGCAACGGCAAGAAGGTCGTTTGGGACGACAACGCCCGGAAGTATCGCTTCGCCTAG
- a CDS encoding PfkB family carbohydrate kinase, giving the protein MSNGLGLRADARFDLISIGALIHRLDPGVIPFRKASQCQIHVSGGEFNVAANLADCFQLRTGIATAMVNYPIGDLIAERVKAMGVTPFYKRFEHNGVNGPNMAAVYSDRGLGVRAPVVFYNRCNEAAGLLKGGDFNWSEIYEGGVKWVHSGGIFAALSPTTSDVIIEGMKAAKAQGAVCSLDLNYRAKLWKISGGEERAQSVIADIMENVDVLVGNEEDLQKGLGVSGPEVAAKSKLDPSTFFGMIDNVVKKFPNVKVVATTLREVHTTNRHSWSAVAWINGKTFVAPTCELDVFDRVGGGDGFAAGFFYGLMSGAEPEEAVKLGWAHGALLTTFPGDTTMATIDEVRAFAKGGSARIQR; this is encoded by the coding sequence ATGAGCAACGGACTTGGTCTTCGTGCGGACGCACGTTTTGATTTGATTTCGATCGGCGCGTTGATCCACCGGCTGGATCCGGGCGTGATCCCGTTCCGGAAAGCCAGCCAGTGCCAGATCCACGTGAGCGGCGGCGAGTTCAACGTGGCGGCGAACCTGGCCGATTGTTTCCAGCTGCGGACCGGCATCGCGACGGCGATGGTGAACTATCCGATCGGCGATCTGATTGCCGAGCGAGTAAAGGCGATGGGCGTAACGCCGTTCTACAAGCGCTTCGAGCACAACGGCGTGAACGGGCCGAACATGGCGGCGGTGTACAGCGACCGGGGATTGGGCGTCCGCGCGCCGGTGGTGTTCTACAACCGGTGCAACGAGGCGGCGGGGTTGCTGAAGGGCGGCGATTTCAACTGGAGCGAGATCTACGAGGGCGGCGTGAAGTGGGTCCACTCGGGCGGGATCTTCGCGGCGCTATCACCGACGACCTCGGACGTGATCATCGAAGGGATGAAAGCGGCCAAGGCGCAGGGGGCCGTGTGTTCGCTCGATCTGAACTATCGCGCGAAGCTGTGGAAGATTTCGGGCGGCGAAGAGCGGGCGCAGTCCGTGATTGCCGACATCATGGAGAATGTCGATGTGCTCGTCGGCAATGAAGAGGATCTGCAGAAGGGGTTGGGGGTTTCGGGTCCGGAAGTGGCGGCGAAATCGAAGCTCGATCCGTCGACGTTTTTCGGGATGATCGACAACGTGGTGAAGAAGTTCCCGAACGTGAAGGTGGTGGCGACGACGCTGCGCGAGGTGCACACGACGAACCGTCATAGCTGGAGCGCGGTGGCGTGGATCAACGGGAAGACGTTCGTGGCGCCGACGTGCGAGTTGGACGTTTTCGACCGGGTGGGCGGCGGCGATGGATTCGCGGCTGGATTCTTCTACGGGCTGATGTCGGGCGCGGAGCCGGAAGAAGCGGTGAAGCTCGGGTGGGCGCACGGCGCGCTGCTGACGACGTTCCCGGGCGATACGACGATGGCGACGATCGACGAAGTGCGCGCGTTCGCCAAGGGCGGGTCGGCACGGATTCAGCGGTAG
- a CDS encoding ABC transporter permease produces the protein MYRDIVFALRTLRRDWVLALCVAATMVLGIGANTAIFTVAYSVMLRPLPYPDSSGLVRISGGATFKRYETILAARSLSGVAAWNVFLSDVTMSAGGAAHDSAKAVRVSANLLSVLGVPPVAGRGFAPGEETDGSCPVMISENYWKLRFAGDPAAIRSAVRIGRVPCTIVGVFATGPLPFPGVDVWLPIQPASVLPQARLHSPMLALIGRVRAGVSVGRANEEVLALNEAYARANPSALDAKRGRPESIAPLREQMVRGVRPALWMLMGAGILLLAIACANIACLLLVRARSRAREIAVRLALGAGRARLMRQLVTESLILALAGGAAGIAVAAAAVRRLDRIPGLDLPRAAEIDLDSSVLLFAAALTIGAGILFGLAPAGIALRTALMNVLRESGETTASGARAISRLFAVGSGSALVVLQVALATVLLIGAGLLVRSVERLAKVDLGFDAGNLLTMRLTLPAGQEGPDFDALTTRLESLPGVRGAAVTLTLPTAGFAGTPVWPVRQSPPPLNERPIAVLQTVTPGYFRTLGIALRSGRVFTQRDSGSSPKVAVINDALARRFWPEYPRESPLGQTILAGASPEPLEIVGVVAGVRQAGLTEPAQPGVYRPRAQAPPMSAMLAVRTSGDPLRVANAIRGEVQAIDPAGSVSGVKTMRGLLNDSEARRRGITMLLALFSAAGLLLAAFGTYGVVAYSVAVRTREFGIRRALGATSAAVLRLVVGQGLRLALAGAALGMAGAAAFSRVLEGLLFEVSATDPVAFGVVALLSLAVAIGASYLPARGATRVEPVAAIRGDR, from the coding sequence TTGTATCGCGACATCGTCTTCGCCCTGCGTACTCTGCGCCGCGACTGGGTGCTGGCGCTCTGCGTAGCCGCGACGATGGTCCTCGGTATCGGCGCCAACACCGCGATATTCACGGTGGCCTATTCGGTCATGCTGAGGCCCCTGCCGTATCCGGACTCCAGCGGATTGGTCCGGATCTCGGGCGGCGCTACGTTCAAACGCTACGAAACCATTCTCGCTGCGCGATCGCTCAGCGGCGTAGCCGCCTGGAACGTCTTCCTGTCGGACGTGACGATGTCCGCCGGCGGCGCTGCTCACGATAGCGCCAAGGCGGTCCGGGTCTCGGCGAATCTCCTCTCGGTTCTGGGCGTGCCGCCGGTTGCCGGACGCGGTTTCGCCCCAGGAGAGGAAACCGACGGCTCATGCCCGGTGATGATCAGCGAAAACTACTGGAAGCTTCGCTTCGCGGGAGACCCCGCGGCGATACGCTCCGCTGTCCGCATAGGCCGGGTTCCGTGTACGATCGTCGGAGTCTTCGCGACAGGCCCGCTGCCGTTTCCCGGCGTGGATGTCTGGCTGCCCATTCAGCCGGCATCCGTACTGCCGCAAGCGCGTCTGCACAGCCCCATGCTTGCACTGATTGGCCGCGTGCGAGCCGGTGTCTCCGTCGGCCGGGCGAACGAAGAAGTCCTCGCGCTCAACGAGGCCTACGCCCGGGCGAATCCGTCCGCCCTTGACGCCAAACGCGGACGTCCGGAAAGCATCGCCCCGCTGCGGGAGCAGATGGTGCGTGGCGTCCGGCCGGCCCTCTGGATGCTCATGGGCGCCGGCATTCTCCTGCTCGCCATCGCGTGCGCGAACATCGCCTGCCTGCTGCTGGTCCGTGCCCGATCCCGTGCCCGGGAGATCGCCGTTCGGCTCGCTCTTGGCGCTGGAAGGGCGAGGCTGATGCGGCAGCTTGTCACCGAGAGCCTGATTCTCGCTCTTGCCGGAGGAGCAGCCGGGATCGCCGTTGCGGCGGCCGCGGTGCGCCGCCTGGACCGTATTCCGGGACTCGATCTGCCAAGGGCCGCAGAGATCGATCTCGATTCCTCGGTGCTGCTGTTCGCCGCCGCCCTCACGATTGGCGCTGGGATTTTGTTCGGCCTCGCACCCGCGGGCATCGCACTTCGAACCGCACTGATGAACGTGCTGCGGGAGAGCGGCGAAACCACCGCCTCCGGCGCACGCGCCATTTCGCGCTTGTTTGCGGTGGGCTCCGGAAGCGCGCTCGTAGTCTTGCAAGTGGCGCTCGCGACGGTCCTGCTCATCGGAGCGGGCCTGCTCGTCCGAAGTGTCGAACGGTTGGCGAAGGTCGATTTGGGCTTCGACGCCGGGAATCTTTTGACCATGCGTCTCACTTTGCCGGCCGGTCAGGAAGGCCCGGATTTCGACGCCCTCACCACGCGCCTGGAGTCGTTGCCGGGCGTGCGCGGCGCAGCCGTCACGCTGACGCTTCCCACCGCCGGCTTCGCGGGGACGCCCGTCTGGCCGGTGCGGCAATCGCCTCCGCCGCTCAACGAACGGCCTATCGCCGTCCTGCAGACCGTGACGCCGGGCTACTTCCGCACGCTCGGTATCGCCCTCCGCAGCGGCCGTGTCTTCACCCAACGGGACTCCGGTTCATCTCCGAAAGTGGCCGTCATCAACGACGCGCTCGCTCGCAGATTCTGGCCTGAGTACCCGCGGGAGAGCCCTCTCGGCCAAACGATTCTGGCCGGGGCCAGCCCGGAGCCGCTGGAAATCGTGGGTGTCGTTGCCGGCGTGCGCCAGGCCGGGCTCACCGAACCGGCGCAGCCCGGTGTCTATCGTCCACGCGCGCAGGCGCCGCCGATGTCGGCGATGCTCGCCGTTCGGACATCGGGAGATCCGCTACGTGTTGCGAACGCGATCCGCGGCGAAGTGCAGGCGATCGACCCGGCCGGGTCCGTCTCAGGCGTCAAAACCATGCGCGGCTTGCTGAACGATTCCGAAGCCCGTCGGCGTGGGATCACCATGCTCCTGGCGCTGTTCAGCGCGGCGGGCCTGCTGTTGGCGGCTTTCGGTACCTACGGTGTCGTCGCCTATTCGGTGGCGGTCCGCACGCGCGAGTTCGGCATCCGCCGCGCTCTGGGCGCAACCAGCGCGGCTGTGCTGCGTCTCGTCGTGGGACAGGGGCTCAGGCTCGCGTTGGCGGGCGCCGCTCTCGGTATGGCAGGCGCGGCCGCCTTCAGCCGTGTTCTTGAAGGTCTGCTGTTCGAGGTGAGCGCGACGGATCCGGTCGCGTTCGGCGTGGTCGCTTTGCTCTCTCTCGCCGTGGCGATCGGGGCCAGCTACCTGCCCGCGCGCGGCGCCACACGTGTGGAACCGGTAGCCGCCATTCGCGGCGACCGCTAG
- a CDS encoding Gfo/Idh/MocA family oxidoreductase translates to MERRQFLTSSAALAAGTSSALAQDKPKRVGLIGCGWYGKADLIRLLQVAPRTEVVSLCDVDKTMLSEAADRIEARQASKKRPRTYGDYREMLKEKDLDIVLVATPDHWHALAMIAAVESGADIYCQKPISVDVAEARAMLTAARRHKRVVQIGTQRRSTPHLAEAREKFVQSGALGNIAYVEICCYYHMRARENPPDTAPPANLDWEMWTGPAPMRPYNSLAHPRRWRAFMEYGNGIVGDMCVHMLDMVRWMMDLGWPTRISSSGGILVDKASKANITDTQEATFDFPNVKVVWTHRSWGQAPDPKYPWAAILYGDKGTLKAGVMGYDFIPMDKNGKADHKDVTYELEQYPEDKVEPALEKHVAPAIRHHMMDLLAAIEKRSKPVADIEQGYISTASCILANLSLKLGRTLAYDPATGTVRGDPEATKLLLRPYRAPWSHPADKYLRKA, encoded by the coding sequence ATGGAACGGCGCCAATTTCTGACTTCTTCGGCGGCACTGGCGGCAGGCACGTCCTCCGCTCTCGCGCAGGACAAACCGAAGCGGGTGGGCCTGATCGGCTGCGGCTGGTATGGAAAGGCCGACTTGATCCGCCTTTTGCAGGTGGCGCCGAGAACCGAGGTCGTCTCGCTGTGCGACGTGGACAAGACCATGCTCTCCGAGGCGGCGGACCGGATCGAGGCCCGGCAAGCGTCGAAGAAGCGGCCGCGTACATACGGCGACTATCGCGAGATGCTCAAGGAGAAAGACCTCGACATCGTCCTGGTAGCGACGCCGGACCACTGGCACGCGCTGGCGATGATCGCGGCGGTGGAATCGGGCGCCGACATCTACTGTCAGAAGCCGATCAGCGTGGACGTGGCCGAGGCGCGGGCGATGCTCACGGCGGCTCGCCGGCACAAGCGCGTCGTGCAGATCGGCACGCAGCGGCGAAGCACGCCGCATCTGGCCGAAGCGCGCGAGAAGTTCGTGCAATCGGGCGCGCTGGGCAACATCGCTTACGTGGAGATCTGCTGCTACTACCACATGCGCGCGCGTGAGAATCCGCCGGATACGGCGCCGCCGGCGAACCTCGACTGGGAGATGTGGACCGGGCCGGCGCCGATGCGTCCATATAACTCTCTGGCGCATCCGCGGCGGTGGCGGGCGTTCATGGAGTATGGCAACGGCATCGTGGGAGACATGTGCGTGCACATGCTGGACATGGTGCGGTGGATGATGGATCTCGGGTGGCCGACGCGGATCTCGTCGTCGGGCGGAATCCTCGTCGACAAGGCGAGCAAGGCGAACATCACCGATACGCAGGAAGCGACGTTCGATTTTCCCAACGTGAAAGTGGTGTGGACGCACCGTTCCTGGGGACAAGCGCCGGATCCGAAGTATCCGTGGGCGGCGATCCTCTACGGGGACAAGGGCACGCTGAAAGCCGGCGTGATGGGCTACGACTTCATCCCGATGGATAAGAACGGCAAGGCGGACCACAAGGACGTCACCTACGAGCTGGAGCAGTATCCGGAAGACAAGGTGGAGCCGGCGCTCGAGAAGCACGTGGCGCCGGCCATCCGGCATCACATGATGGACCTGTTGGCGGCGATTGAGAAACGTTCGAAGCCGGTGGCCGACATCGAGCAGGGCTACATCTCCACGGCGAGCTGCATTCTGGCGAACCTTTCGCTGAAGCTCGGGCGGACGCTTGCGTACGACCCGGCCACTGGTACGGTGAGGGGCGATCCGGAGGCGACGAAGCTGTTGCTGCGTCCGTACCGTGCGCCGTGGTCACATCCGGCGGACAAGTATCTGCGCAAAGCCTGA
- a CDS encoding DUF1552 domain-containing protein, whose amino-acid sequence MFVTKKCIPRRMVLRGVGASLSLPLLESMAPAQAASTPAPARLACIEMVHGAAGSSDAGSHYWSPAAAGSDFEFSYTLEPLAPFRRYVTVISGCDVRPAEASAPAEVGADHFRSSAAFLTGVRPRQTSGDDFRGGVSMDQIYARHVGSRTRIPSLQLGIEQVDPANSCAFNYHCVYSDAISWASPANPLPPVINPRHVFEALFGAATPRNGRGAVDAVLPQASRLSRAVGPGDKRKLDEYLEGVRGVERRIEAVECESATSQHRERYTAPIGVPDSWEDHVKLLFDLQILAFVGDVTRTVSFKMSHDVSNRVFPNSGVSEPFHTLSHHREDPARLAKFAQLNRYHVGMISHFLDRLNRTADGGGSLLDHTLVLYGSPMGDSETHNHRRVPLFLAGGACGQLKGNLHHVCPRGTPQANVLLTVLRRLGVSHPSIGDSTGEVSI is encoded by the coding sequence GTGTTCGTTACGAAGAAGTGTATCCCCCGGCGCATGGTTCTGCGCGGCGTCGGCGCGAGTTTGTCGCTGCCTTTGCTGGAATCAATGGCGCCGGCGCAGGCAGCCTCCACGCCAGCACCAGCGCGCCTCGCCTGCATCGAGATGGTGCACGGCGCGGCGGGCAGCTCCGATGCGGGAAGCCATTATTGGAGCCCGGCCGCGGCCGGATCCGATTTCGAGTTCTCGTACACGCTCGAGCCGCTTGCGCCTTTTCGGCGCTACGTGACCGTCATCAGCGGATGCGATGTCCGCCCCGCCGAGGCTTCCGCTCCCGCTGAAGTCGGCGCGGACCACTTTCGTTCGAGCGCCGCTTTCCTCACAGGCGTCCGCCCACGGCAAACCAGCGGTGACGACTTCCGCGGCGGCGTATCGATGGACCAGATCTACGCGCGGCACGTCGGATCGCGAACCCGGATCCCCTCCCTCCAGCTCGGCATCGAACAAGTGGATCCGGCAAACTCCTGCGCGTTCAACTACCACTGCGTCTACAGCGACGCCATCAGTTGGGCTTCTCCGGCAAATCCGCTCCCGCCGGTGATCAACCCGCGCCATGTTTTTGAGGCTCTGTTCGGAGCGGCCACTCCCAGGAACGGCCGCGGCGCCGTTGATGCTGTTTTGCCGCAAGCGTCGCGCCTCAGCCGCGCGGTAGGACCGGGAGACAAGCGCAAACTCGACGAGTACCTCGAAGGCGTTCGCGGGGTGGAACGTAGGATCGAAGCGGTTGAATGCGAAAGTGCGACCAGCCAGCACCGGGAGCGATACACGGCGCCGATCGGCGTGCCGGACTCCTGGGAAGACCACGTGAAACTCCTGTTCGACCTGCAGATCCTTGCCTTCGTGGGCGACGTCACGCGCACCGTCAGCTTCAAGATGAGCCACGATGTCAGCAACCGCGTCTTTCCGAACAGCGGTGTGAGCGAGCCGTTCCATACGCTGTCGCACCACAGGGAAGACCCGGCGCGGCTTGCGAAGTTCGCCCAGTTGAACCGTTACCACGTGGGTATGATTTCCCACTTTCTTGACCGGTTGAACCGCACCGCCGACGGCGGGGGCTCGCTCCTCGATCACACCCTCGTGCTGTATGGGAGCCCGATGGGCGACTCCGAGACGCACAACCATCGCCGCGTTCCATTGTTCCTCGCTGGCGGCGCATGCGGCCAACTGAAGGGGAACCTGCACCACGTGTGCCCCCGAGGAACGCCGCAAGCCAACGTCCTGCTCACCGTCCTGCGCAGGCTCGGCGTGTCCCATCCCTCCATCGGCGACAGCACCGGAGAAGTTTCCATCTGA
- a CDS encoding alpha/beta hydrolase: protein MTRVLLTALTLTIAANAADEIVLRPDLPAGEEWYKPEAANQHVKSPDERWVRKVRRPVLEVYPAAVPNGTSVVIAPGGGFNILAIEHEGRDVAKWLNKLGVTAFVLRYRVTMADREAGRKAAIDDGLLAVKTVRERAREWKVDPSRVGILGFSAGGWVTIGVATGYDAASRPGFVVPIYAAPPPGYAVPADAPPLFTAVAYDDSDRMVNGAAQLIMDWKKARIPAELHVFLDGGHGFGMNKKGKSCDEWTARLQDWMTRRGLLPAN from the coding sequence ATGACCCGCGTTCTGCTCACCGCACTCACATTGACGATCGCCGCCAACGCCGCCGACGAGATCGTCCTCCGGCCGGACCTTCCCGCCGGCGAGGAATGGTACAAGCCCGAGGCTGCCAACCAGCACGTCAAGAGCCCCGATGAGCGCTGGGTCCGCAAGGTGCGGCGCCCGGTGCTCGAAGTCTACCCGGCCGCCGTGCCCAACGGGACCTCCGTGGTGATCGCGCCCGGCGGCGGATTCAATATCCTTGCCATCGAGCACGAAGGCCGCGACGTGGCGAAGTGGCTCAACAAACTCGGCGTCACCGCGTTCGTGCTGCGCTACCGCGTCACGATGGCCGATCGCGAGGCAGGCCGCAAGGCCGCCATCGACGACGGGCTGCTCGCCGTCAAGACCGTGCGCGAACGCGCCAGGGAATGGAAGGTCGATCCCTCGCGCGTCGGCATTCTCGGTTTTTCGGCCGGCGGATGGGTCACCATCGGAGTCGCCACCGGGTACGACGCCGCCTCGCGCCCCGGCTTCGTCGTCCCCATCTACGCCGCCCCGCCGCCCGGTTACGCCGTGCCCGCCGACGCCCCGCCGCTCTTCACCGCCGTCGCCTACGACGATAGCGACCGCATGGTCAACGGGGCGGCACAGCTCATCATGGATTGGAAGAAGGCCAGGATTCCGGCCGAGCTACACGTATTCCTGGACGGCGGCCACGGCTTCGGGATGAACAAGAAAGGCAAGTCCTGCGACGAGTGGACGGCGCGCCTCCAGGATTGGATGACGCGCCGCGGCCTGCTGCCGGCCAACTGA